One Phycisphaera mikurensis NBRC 102666 DNA window includes the following coding sequences:
- the atpG gene encoding ATP synthase F1 subunit gamma: protein MPANIREIKGRIKAVKNIQRITKTMQLIASARFQAMQKKATQAHAYADRIQAMVGEVARSLGNAEGVNQPLLSAPSPPAGRTLVLVLTSGRGLCGSYNTRVLREAETLFEAGLPASQRETEMVGKKGLAYAKFNDIAVDTFHAQIGESPAYADVAEMAERYIERFEAGAYDAVKVVYMKFITMGNQRPEVLTLLPMQPPEAADAPKGGASEAAADFEFSPDAETLLGSLLPETVKVTLMRCFNDAAVSEQLARMVAMKAATDAATKQGKTLKRQFNRARQTAITTELSEIIGGAAALE from the coding sequence ATGCCAGCGAACATCCGCGAGATCAAGGGCCGCATCAAAGCGGTCAAGAACATCCAGCGCATCACCAAGACGATGCAGCTGATCGCCTCCGCCCGCTTCCAGGCGATGCAGAAGAAGGCCACGCAGGCCCACGCCTACGCCGACCGCATCCAGGCGATGGTGGGCGAGGTCGCCCGCAGCCTCGGCAACGCCGAGGGCGTGAACCAGCCGCTGCTGTCCGCCCCCTCGCCGCCCGCGGGGCGGACGCTCGTGCTGGTGCTGACCTCCGGCCGCGGCCTGTGCGGCTCGTACAACACCCGCGTGCTGCGGGAGGCGGAGACGCTGTTCGAGGCCGGGCTGCCGGCGAGCCAGCGGGAGACCGAGATGGTCGGCAAGAAGGGCCTCGCCTACGCGAAGTTCAACGACATCGCCGTGGACACCTTCCACGCGCAGATCGGCGAGTCGCCCGCCTACGCCGACGTCGCCGAGATGGCGGAGCGGTACATCGAGCGCTTCGAGGCCGGGGCGTACGACGCCGTCAAGGTCGTCTACATGAAGTTCATCACCATGGGCAACCAGCGCCCCGAGGTGCTGACCCTGCTCCCGATGCAGCCGCCCGAGGCCGCGGACGCGCCCAAGGGCGGCGCCTCGGAGGCCGCGGCGGACTTCGAGTTCAGCCCCGACGCCGAGACCCTGCTCGGCTCGCTGCTGCCCGAGACCGTGAAGGTCACGCTGATGCGCTGCTTCAACGACGCCGCGGTGAGCGAGCAGCTCGCCCGGATGGTGGCCATGAAGGCCGCCACCGACGCGGCCACCAAGCAGGGCAAGACGCTCAAGCGGCAGTTCAACCGGGCCCGCCAGACCGCCATCACCACCGAGCTTTCCGAGATCATCGGCGGCGCCGCCGCGCTGGAGTAG
- a CDS encoding fructosamine kinase family protein: MSDAIAEAVAEALGVGAVSCDAVGGGCVAEASRVGLADGRRVFAKRLPDAGAGVLEAEADGLRELGEVSARLGAGDRIATPGVLHAGANLLVLEWLELGGPRVGDATWGRRLAAFHRASAAGSHAGYGADQDRPLGATPQDNRRLHDWPTFWRDRRLVPMLDALGAAGRGGGLVDRGRRLAERIPEILGGADETPCLLHGDLWSSNLGSVGGEPVWFDPSPYTGSREAEFGMTRMFGGFGPAFEAAYREAWPLPDPDGFDRRVGVYELHHHLNHLLLFGEGYRAGCERRMARLLRG, from the coding sequence GTGAGCGACGCGATCGCCGAGGCGGTGGCGGAGGCGCTGGGCGTCGGGGCGGTCTCGTGCGATGCGGTCGGCGGCGGCTGCGTCGCGGAGGCTTCGCGGGTCGGGCTGGCGGACGGGCGGCGGGTCTTCGCGAAGCGCCTGCCCGACGCCGGCGCGGGCGTGCTCGAGGCGGAAGCGGACGGGCTGCGGGAGCTGGGGGAGGTGTCGGCGAGGCTCGGAGCCGGCGATCGGATCGCCACGCCGGGCGTGCTGCACGCGGGAGCGAACCTGCTCGTGCTGGAGTGGTTGGAGCTGGGCGGGCCGCGTGTCGGCGATGCCACGTGGGGGCGGAGGCTCGCCGCCTTCCACCGGGCTTCCGCGGCGGGTTCCCACGCCGGGTACGGAGCGGATCAGGACCGCCCGCTGGGAGCGACGCCGCAGGACAACCGCCGCCTGCACGACTGGCCGACCTTCTGGCGCGACCGGCGGCTCGTCCCGATGCTCGACGCGCTCGGAGCCGCGGGACGCGGTGGCGGCCTCGTCGATCGTGGGCGTCGGCTCGCCGAGCGGATCCCCGAGATCCTCGGCGGGGCCGACGAGACCCCGTGCCTGCTGCACGGCGACCTGTGGTCCAGCAACCTCGGGAGCGTCGGCGGCGAGCCGGTCTGGTTCGACCCTTCCCCCTACACCGGCTCGCGCGAGGCGGAGTTCGGCATGACTCGCATGTTCGGCGGCTTCGGTCCGGCGTTCGAGGCGGCGTACCGCGAGGCGTGGCCGCTGCCGGACCCTGATGGCTTCGACCGGCGGGTCGGCGTCTACGAGCTGCACCACCACCTCAACCACCTGCTGCTGTTCGGAGAGGGCTACCGGGCCGGCTGCGAGCGGCGGATGGCACGCCTGCTGCGCGGCTGA
- a CDS encoding ExbD/TolR family protein, producing MSMHTLRRRDRGRLPRLDVLPLLDVVFLLLTYFIYAMAVLVRADALPVGVAPVVGAGGPAPVPDHVLTLTTDGSLRYNGEPLEPAGVEAVAAALAEDPAEPTLYVALGVEDAGAGGPAAADRGPRIWSLLQAFERAGLRRVALVGPPEADPRPDQSGPPEADPRPDQSGPPEAGPRPDQSGPPEAGGGG from the coding sequence ATGTCGATGCACACGCTCCGCCGCCGCGACCGAGGAAGACTGCCGCGGCTGGACGTGCTGCCGCTGCTGGACGTGGTGTTCCTGCTGCTCACGTACTTCATTTACGCGATGGCGGTGCTGGTGCGGGCCGACGCCCTCCCGGTGGGCGTCGCCCCGGTCGTCGGCGCCGGCGGTCCGGCCCCGGTGCCGGACCACGTGCTGACGCTGACGACCGACGGGAGCCTGCGCTACAACGGCGAGCCGCTGGAGCCTGCCGGCGTGGAAGCGGTCGCCGCCGCGCTGGCGGAGGACCCGGCGGAGCCGACGCTCTACGTCGCTTTGGGCGTGGAGGACGCGGGGGCGGGCGGCCCGGCGGCGGCCGACCGCGGCCCGCGGATCTGGTCGCTGCTCCAGGCCTTCGAGCGAGCCGGGCTGCGGCGGGTGGCGCTCGTGGGGCCGCCGGAGGCGGACCCACGACCAGATCAGTCGGGGCCGCCGGAGGCGGACCCACGACCAGATCAGTCGGGTCCGCCGGAGGCGGGCCCACGACCAGATCAGTCGGGGCCGCCGGAGGCGGGCGGAGGCGGATGA
- a CDS encoding low molecular weight protein-tyrosine-phosphatase, with protein MQPRSVLFVCLGNICRSPAAEGVLRRLLAERGLQDAVEVDSAGLLDFHAGEPADARMRKAARRRGMSLTSVARTLTGSDLRRFDLIVAMDASNLERLLDVAAETGSDAFAAGRLRMLGSFLPDADRSRPEIEQVEVPDPYYGDGDGFAAVLDLLEAAMPGVLETLLAMPERHG; from the coding sequence ATGCAGCCCCGCTCCGTCCTCTTCGTCTGCCTCGGGAACATCTGCCGGTCGCCGGCGGCCGAGGGCGTTCTGCGCCGCCTGCTCGCCGAGCGCGGGCTCCAGGACGCGGTGGAGGTGGACTCCGCCGGGCTGCTGGACTTCCACGCCGGAGAGCCGGCGGACGCCCGCATGCGCAAGGCGGCGCGGCGCCGCGGGATGTCGCTCACCTCGGTCGCGCGGACGCTCACCGGCAGCGACCTCCGTCGCTTCGACCTGATCGTCGCGATGGACGCGAGCAACCTCGAACGCCTCCTGGACGTGGCCGCGGAGACGGGTTCGGACGCCTTCGCCGCGGGTCGGCTGCGGATGCTCGGCTCCTTCCTGCCCGACGCGGACCGCTCGCGTCCCGAGATCGAGCAGGTGGAGGTGCCCGACCCCTACTACGGCGACGGCGACGGCTTCGCCGCGGTGCTCGACCTGCTGGAGGCCGCGATGCCCGGCGTGCTCGAGACGCTGCTGGCGATGCCGGAGCGGCACGGGTGA
- a CDS encoding AtpZ/AtpI family protein encodes MTDRPSRPPSSSQSWAAAGAAFEMAGAVGAGCLIGFGLDRWLGWTPWGLIAGAAIGSILGFWALVRLAMKK; translated from the coding sequence ATGACGGACCGACCCTCCCGCCCCCCCTCCTCTTCGCAATCCTGGGCCGCGGCGGGTGCGGCCTTCGAGATGGCCGGGGCCGTCGGGGCCGGCTGCCTCATTGGCTTCGGCCTCGATCGCTGGCTCGGCTGGACGCCGTGGGGGCTGATCGCCGGCGCGGCGATCGGTTCGATCCTGGGCTTCTGGGCGCTGGTCCGGCTGGCGATGAAGAAGTGA